The following coding sequences lie in one Streptomyces xiamenensis genomic window:
- a CDS encoding RNA polymerase sigma factor SigF, translating to MSVELGSSKVLTTAGTPQEPEPLPAVPPTEGLDTRTLSRSLFQRLATLEKDSPERGYVRDTLIELNLPLVRYAAARFRSRNEPMEDIVQVGTIGLIKAIDRFDCERGVEFPTFAMPTVVGEIKRFFRDTSWSVRVPRRLQELRLALTKASDELAQRLDRSPTVAELAVCLGVSEDEVVDGLAVGNAYTASSLDSPAPEEDGGEGSLADRLGYEDGALEGVEYRESLKPLLAKLPARERRIIMLRFFANMTQSQIGEEVGISQMHVSRLLTRTLAQLRDGLTAEE from the coding sequence ATGTCCGTAGAACTGGGCAGCTCCAAGGTGCTCACCACAGCCGGCACGCCGCAGGAACCCGAACCGCTCCCCGCCGTACCGCCGACCGAAGGCCTCGACACCCGCACGCTCTCCCGTTCCCTCTTCCAGCGCCTCGCCACCCTGGAGAAGGACAGCCCCGAGCGCGGCTATGTCCGGGACACCCTCATCGAGCTCAACCTGCCGCTCGTGCGGTACGCGGCGGCGCGGTTCCGCAGCCGCAACGAGCCGATGGAGGACATCGTCCAGGTCGGCACCATCGGCCTGATCAAGGCGATCGACCGCTTCGACTGCGAACGCGGGGTGGAGTTCCCCACCTTCGCGATGCCCACCGTGGTCGGGGAGATCAAGCGCTTCTTCCGCGACACCTCGTGGTCGGTACGGGTCCCGCGCCGGCTCCAGGAGCTGCGGCTCGCCCTCACCAAGGCCAGCGACGAACTCGCCCAGCGCCTGGACCGTTCCCCCACCGTCGCCGAACTCGCCGTGTGCCTGGGGGTGTCGGAGGACGAGGTCGTCGACGGCCTCGCCGTCGGCAACGCCTACACCGCCAGTTCCCTGGACTCCCCCGCGCCCGAAGAGGACGGCGGCGAGGGCTCGTTGGCCGACCGGCTCGGCTACGAGGACGGCGCGCTGGAGGGCGTGGAGTACCGCGAGTCCCTCAAGCCGCTGCTGGCGAAGCTGCCCGCGCGCGAGCGGCGGATCATCATGCTGCGCTTTTTCGCCAACATGACCCAGTCGCAGATCGGCGAGGAGGTCGGCATCTCGCAGATGCATGTCTCACGGCTGCTGACGCGCACCCTCGCCCAGTTGCGCGACGGTCTGACGGCCGAGGAATGA
- a CDS encoding Rieske (2Fe-2S) protein → MRATDRPLTPPSRRALITGAAATAGTLCLAACGAGGDGADKSTPPSELSLTDVPVGEAVEVATASGEEALLYRADDTELVAFTAVCTHMGGKVTPEGTQLRCHLHNSVFDAATGEPLSGPALKPLPPLDVRVQGDEITVG, encoded by the coding sequence ATGAGAGCCACGGACAGACCCCTCACACCTCCCAGCCGCCGCGCCCTGATCACGGGCGCGGCGGCGACGGCCGGCACCCTGTGCCTGGCGGCCTGCGGCGCCGGCGGGGACGGCGCGGACAAGAGCACGCCCCCCTCCGAGCTGTCCCTGACCGACGTCCCCGTCGGCGAGGCGGTGGAGGTCGCCACCGCCTCCGGCGAGGAGGCGCTGCTCTACCGCGCCGACGACACGGAGCTCGTGGCCTTCACCGCGGTCTGCACCCACATGGGCGGCAAGGTCACCCCCGAGGGCACCCAGCTCCGCTGCCATCTCCACAACTCGGTCTTCGACGCCGCCACCGGCGAACCCCTCTCGGGCCCCGCCCTCAAACCCCTCCCGCCGCTGGACGTCCGTGTACAAGGGGACGAAATCACCGTCGGCTGA
- a CDS encoding family 16 glycosylhydrolase, producing the protein MKRRHALRTPTRRLLAAGLSLALGWTALTAMTATADQETDTDVSTAAVLFHDDFNGPAGSAVDSSKWQLETGDNSGNNREHQYYTPGNNNAALDGNGNLVITARKENPNNYQCWYGTCQYTSARMNTAGKFTTTYGKVEARIKLPRGQGIWPAFWMLGNDIGQIGWPASGEIDIMENIGREPGTVHGTLHGPGYSGGGGIGASYTLPGGRAFADDFHTFAVDWAPDRISWSVDGVTYQTRTPADLGGNQWAFNKPFFMILNLAVGGEWPGYPDGSTTFPQQMIVDYVTVTSYDGGGDNGGGNGRTGQISGLAGKCVDVAGANTANGTPVVLYDCNGSSAQRWTVHSDGTLRALGKCLSLVGNATGDGTKVHLWDCTGNATQRWAISGARDIVNISADKCLDVPWADPANNNQLQIATCSGNAAQKWTAP; encoded by the coding sequence ATGAAGCGGAGACACGCACTGCGTACCCCCACCCGCCGACTTCTCGCGGCAGGTCTGTCACTGGCCCTGGGCTGGACCGCGCTGACGGCCATGACCGCGACGGCCGACCAGGAAACGGACACCGATGTGTCCACTGCGGCCGTCCTGTTCCACGACGACTTCAACGGCCCCGCCGGCTCGGCCGTCGACAGCTCCAAGTGGCAGCTGGAGACGGGTGACAACAGCGGCAACAACCGCGAGCACCAGTACTACACGCCGGGCAACAACAACGCCGCCCTCGACGGCAACGGCAACCTGGTGATCACCGCCCGCAAGGAGAACCCGAACAACTACCAGTGCTGGTACGGGACCTGCCAGTACACCTCGGCCCGGATGAACACGGCCGGAAAGTTCACCACGACGTACGGCAAGGTCGAGGCCCGCATCAAGCTGCCGCGCGGGCAGGGCATCTGGCCCGCGTTCTGGATGCTGGGCAACGACATCGGCCAGATCGGCTGGCCGGCCAGCGGCGAGATCGACATCATGGAGAACATCGGCCGCGAGCCCGGCACGGTGCACGGCACCCTGCACGGCCCCGGCTACTCGGGCGGCGGCGGCATCGGCGCCTCGTACACCCTGCCCGGCGGGCGGGCCTTCGCCGACGACTTCCACACCTTCGCGGTGGACTGGGCCCCCGACCGGATCAGCTGGTCCGTGGACGGCGTCACCTACCAGACCCGCACCCCCGCCGACCTCGGCGGCAACCAGTGGGCGTTCAACAAGCCGTTCTTCATGATCCTCAACCTGGCCGTCGGCGGCGAATGGCCCGGCTACCCGGACGGCAGCACCACCTTCCCGCAGCAGATGATCGTCGACTACGTGACGGTCACCTCCTACGACGGCGGGGGCGACAACGGCGGGGGCAACGGCCGCACCGGCCAGATCTCCGGCCTGGCCGGCAAGTGCGTCGACGTGGCGGGCGCGAACACCGCGAACGGCACCCCGGTCGTCCTGTACGACTGCAACGGTTCCTCGGCGCAGCGCTGGACGGTCCACTCCGACGGCACCCTGCGCGCGCTGGGCAAGTGCCTGAGCCTGGTGGGCAACGCCACCGGCGACGGCACGAAGGTCCACCTGTGGGACTGCACGGGCAACGCGACACAGCGCTGGGCGATCAGCGGCGCGCGGGACATCGTGAACATCTCCGCCGACAAGTGCCTGGACGTTCCCTGGGCGGACCCGGCCAACAACAACCAGCTCCAGATCGCGACCTGCTCCGGGAACGCGGCCCAGAAGTGGACGGCACCCTGA
- a CDS encoding tRNA adenosine deaminase-associated protein, with product MYFTALLARTDDGWEASDTEFDDVESLDELADLAREAAPDDDTVLVCIEQEGVWFGIVRIDGEDDPRVFVSDAARAMRSAYGEILLTDELLGREAAEADMLALDDLDEPADDEVGAGRDTDNDETGAGGALDGDTDPDEVPRGPVGDAGLLADLGIDAGTVLTLSADDALGEIAETLGAADVLEAVR from the coding sequence GTGTACTTCACCGCACTGCTCGCGCGGACCGATGATGGTTGGGAAGCGAGTGATACCGAGTTCGACGATGTGGAGAGCCTGGACGAGTTGGCCGATCTGGCCCGGGAGGCAGCTCCCGATGACGACACCGTCCTGGTCTGCATCGAGCAGGAGGGCGTCTGGTTCGGCATCGTCCGGATCGATGGCGAGGACGATCCACGCGTCTTCGTCTCGGACGCCGCACGGGCCATGCGCAGCGCGTACGGCGAGATCCTGCTGACGGACGAACTGCTGGGCCGGGAGGCGGCGGAAGCCGACATGCTGGCCCTCGATGACCTGGACGAGCCCGCGGACGACGAGGTCGGGGCCGGCCGGGACACGGACAACGACGAGACCGGCGCCGGCGGCGCCCTGGACGGCGACACCGATCCGGACGAGGTGCCGCGCGGCCCGGTCGGGGACGCGGGCCTGCTGGCCGATCTCGGCATCGACGCCGGGACCGTGCTCACGCTCTCCGCCGACGACGCGCTCGGCGAGATCGCCGAGACGCTGGGCGCGGCGGATGTGCTGGAGGCCGTCAGGTGA
- a CDS encoding RNA polymerase sigma factor SigF, whose protein sequence is MAVTQTRGAQARALTQALFEQLDRLEAGTAEHARVRGALIEANVPLVRYAALRFHSRNEPMEDIVQVGTIGLIHAIDRFDLERGVQFPTFAMPTIVGEIRRYFRDSVRSVHVPRRLHELWAQVRAATEELTVALGRDPNPAEIAERLQIPEEDVLASLEAGSAYRVSSLEAAQERDDGSAGLIERLGYEDPELAGVEHRALVRHLLVQLPEREQRILLLRYYRNLTQSQISAELGVSQMHVSRLLTRSFARLRSANPIDA, encoded by the coding sequence GTGGCGGTGACGCAGACCCGGGGCGCCCAGGCACGGGCGCTGACGCAGGCGCTGTTCGAGCAACTGGACCGGCTGGAGGCCGGCACCGCCGAGCACGCCCGGGTCCGGGGAGCGCTGATCGAGGCCAATGTGCCGCTGGTGCGGTACGCGGCCCTGCGCTTCCACAGCCGCAACGAACCGATGGAGGACATCGTCCAGGTCGGGACGATCGGGCTGATCCACGCGATCGACCGGTTCGACCTGGAGCGGGGGGTGCAGTTCCCCACCTTCGCGATGCCCACCATCGTGGGCGAGATCCGCCGCTACTTCCGTGACAGCGTGCGCTCGGTCCATGTGCCGCGCCGGCTGCACGAGTTGTGGGCCCAGGTACGGGCGGCCACCGAGGAGCTGACGGTGGCGCTGGGGCGGGACCCGAACCCGGCGGAGATCGCCGAGCGGCTCCAGATCCCCGAGGAGGACGTGCTGGCCTCGCTGGAGGCGGGCAGCGCGTACCGCGTCTCGTCGCTGGAGGCGGCGCAGGAGCGCGACGACGGGTCCGCCGGGCTGATCGAGCGGCTCGGGTACGAGGACCCGGAGCTGGCGGGGGTCGAACACCGGGCGCTGGTACGGCATCTGCTGGTGCAGTTGCCGGAGCGCGAGCAGCGCATCCTGCTGCTGCGCTACTACCGCAATCTGACCCAGTCGCAGATCAGCGCGGAGCTGGGCGTCTCGCAGATGCACGTTTCGCGGCTGCTCACCAGGAGCTTCGCGCGGCTGCGTTCCGCAAATCCGATCGACGCGTAA
- the tadA gene encoding tRNA adenosine(34) deaminase TadA, with protein sequence MGDGTAGGPPYPADPADPLRDPWIPAMRQAMTLAGTAGAAGDVPVGALVLGPGGPDGAAVLGRGFNEREATGDPTAHAEVLALREAAGHLGDWRLTGCTLVVTLEPCTMCAGAIVLSRVERVVYGARDAKTGAAGSLWDVLRDRRLNHRPEVIGGVLEAETAGLLTEFFRRGGC encoded by the coding sequence ATGGGTGACGGAACGGCTGGTGGCCCGCCGTACCCCGCAGACCCCGCGGACCCCCTGCGCGATCCCTGGATCCCCGCGATGCGGCAGGCCATGACCCTGGCCGGCACGGCGGGCGCGGCCGGTGACGTACCCGTCGGGGCACTGGTGCTCGGCCCCGGCGGGCCGGACGGCGCGGCCGTGCTCGGCCGGGGTTTCAACGAGCGGGAGGCCACCGGGGACCCGACCGCGCACGCCGAGGTGCTGGCGCTGCGCGAGGCGGCCGGGCATCTCGGCGACTGGCGGCTGACCGGCTGCACGCTGGTGGTCACGCTGGAGCCGTGCACGATGTGCGCGGGGGCCATCGTGCTCTCCCGGGTGGAGCGCGTCGTGTACGGCGCCAGGGACGCCAAGACGGGTGCCGCGGGCTCGCTGTGGGACGTCCTGCGCGACCGGCGGCTCAATCACCGGCCCGAGGTCATCGGTGGCGTGCTGGAGGCGGAGACCGCGGGCCTCCTCACGGAATTCTTCCGGCGCGGCGGATGCTAA